The region GACAAACTTGCTCACAAGGTGCGTCGGTGCAGTGCTGGCATGCGATAGTAGTTGATACCTCTTTGCCCTCGATACCATCGTGAAGTGTGATAACTTTTCTTCTATAAATTCCTACTGGAAGCTCGTGAGCAGAAGAGCAAGCGACTTGACATCCATAGCAGCTGATACATCTATTAGTATCTACAAAAAATTTCATTCTTGCCATTTTTCTCTCCTTACTCTTTACCTAAGGCGTCTCTCTCGCCATACTCGTGATAAAACGATGTTTTAAAGGTATTCTCTTCAGCTTTTTCTATGCGGCAAAGACCTGCGTTAAATTCTGAAATTTGAGTAACAGGGTCAAATCCGTAGTTAGTAACTGTGTTAAAGCTCTCGCCGATAACATAAGGCTTGGTGCCCTCTGGGTAGCGAGCTGAGAGATCGACACCTTGCATAACGCCAGCGAAGTTGTAAGGCATACAAATTCTATCTGGAGTTACCATATAGCTGTGATAGCACCTTACTTTGATCTTCGTGCCTTGTGGGCTGTGGATCCACATCATATCGCGATCTTTTATGCCGTATTTTAAAGCAAGCTCAGGGTGAACGTTAGCAAACATCTCAGGCGTGATAGCTGAGAGATATTTACTTGTTCTTTCTATCATTCCCGCACCACTTAAATTTACGACGCGTTGCGTACTAAATACGATTGGAAACTCTTTTGACCAGTCTTTTGCTTGTTGCTCTGACTTAAATCTAGTAGAAACACGGAAATTTCTAGCTTGATCATCAAATGTCGGATACTTTTGGACAAGATCCCAGCGTGGTGAGTGGATAGGCTCTCTATGTTTTGGGATAGGATCAAGAAATTCCCAAACGATAGCTCTAGCCCTTGCGTTACCATACGGCACGACGCCTTTTTCACGGCATTTTTCTAAGATGATACCGCTGTAGTCCATGCTCCAGCTAGGTCCTATCTTAGCCTTCTCTTCTTCAGTTAGAGTGATGCCTAGGACTTTTTCTATATTATCTTTTGTGATTTGTGGGTAGCCACCTTTTATAGCTGAGCCAACCAAAGTTGCCTCTTCGCTAGCTAGCTGACTAACGCCGTTATGCTCTAAGCCAAAGCGGTTTCTAAAGCCAGAGCCACCCTCTGCATAAGACTTGCTCATATCGTAAAGTATAGGTGTGCCAGGGTGTTTTTCGTCCCATGCTGGCCATGGCTTGCCGTAGTACTCGCCTTTTACTTCGCCGCCAAGACCTATTAGCGTATCTGGGTCAAATTTATCCCAGTTTGCTTGGTGACGTCTAAACATCTCAGCAGTTCTGCCGCCATAACCGATAGAATTTCCAACCCTTGCTATCTCATTTGTCGCGTCATCTGGCCATACAAAGTCATCTTTTACTTGTTTTAGCTCTCTATCTACGACAGCCATCTTCATACCTTTTACATATTCATCGTAAAAGCCAAATTTCTTAGCAAATGCAAACATTACTTCGTGATCGCCTTTGCTCTCGTAAAGTGGATCAACGACTTTTGTTCTCCACTGACCTGAGCGGTTTGTAGCGTTTAGGTGACCTTCGTTTTCAAAGGCAGTTGCCACTGGCAAGATATAAACACCATCTTTTCTATCTGAAAGGATAGAAATTTCATTTACAAATGGCTCAGCAACTACGATCATATCTAGTTTTGAGGCTGCTTCTTGAATTTTAGCTAGGTGTGCCATAGATGTTAGACCAGTTCCTTGAACCCAAAGAACTCTTAACGCGCCACTGCTAAAGGTATTTTCCTCTTTTAAGACGCCTTGCCACCATTTTGAAAGTGACCAGCCTTTTTCATTTCTCCAGTTTCTATCCTCTGGATTTTTAGGATCGTGGTAGTAATACTCTTCAAAAACAGTGTTTTTAACTGGTGTGCCGCCTTGTTTTGGCTCTTTTGTTGAGACTGCAAAGCGTTTTACAAACTCGTCATAATCAACACCCCAGCCTTGGCAGTAGTACTTCCAAGCCGCGTCAGTTAGTCCGTAATACATCGGCAAGCTATCTGAGAGGTTACACATATCGGTTGAGCCTTGAACGTTGTCGTGACCACGGATGATGTTACAGCCGCCGCCTGGTTTGCCCATGTTGCCTAGGATTAGTTGAAGGATAGGTAAAATTCTCGTATTTGAGCTACCAACTGAGTGCTGAGTGATACCAAGTGCCCAGATCACAGTGCCTGGTTTTGTGTGAGCTAGGATATTTGCAGCCTCCATTAGCTTATCAACTGGTACGCCTGTAACGTCAGATGTGACCTCTGGTGTCCAGTGCTCAGCCTCTTTTGCTATCTCGTCGATGCCGTAAGTTCTATTTTTTATAAATTCTTTATCTTCCCAGCCATTTTTTAAGATGATGTGGATAAGTCCATAAACAA is a window of Campylobacter concisus DNA encoding:
- a CDS encoding formate dehydrogenase subunit alpha: MKKVDGKWQRISWDQAVNEIGDKMLQIRKEDGPDSVIFLGSAKFNNEQAYYFRKFAAFWGTNSNDHVARIUHSATVAGVANTWGYGAMTNHFGDMAANSKCIFIIGANPAVANPVGGMKHTLQAKDRNNAKVIVADPNFTKSAAHADLYLRQRSGTDIALVYGLIHIILKNGWEDKEFIKNRTYGIDEIAKEAEHWTPEVTSDVTGVPVDKLMEAANILAHTKPGTVIWALGITQHSVGSSNTRILPILQLILGNMGKPGGGCNIIRGHDNVQGSTDMCNLSDSLPMYYGLTDAAWKYYCQGWGVDYDEFVKRFAVSTKEPKQGGTPVKNTVFEEYYYHDPKNPEDRNWRNEKGWSLSKWWQGVLKEENTFSSGALRVLWVQGTGLTSMAHLAKIQEAASKLDMIVVAEPFVNEISILSDRKDGVYILPVATAFENEGHLNATNRSGQWRTKVVDPLYESKGDHEVMFAFAKKFGFYDEYVKGMKMAVVDRELKQVKDDFVWPDDATNEIARVGNSIGYGGRTAEMFRRHQANWDKFDPDTLIGLGGEVKGEYYGKPWPAWDEKHPGTPILYDMSKSYAEGGSGFRNRFGLEHNGVSQLASEEATLVGSAIKGGYPQITKDNIEKVLGITLTEEEKAKIGPSWSMDYSGIILEKCREKGVVPYGNARARAIVWEFLDPIPKHREPIHSPRWDLVQKYPTFDDQARNFRVSTRFKSEQQAKDWSKEFPIVFSTQRVVNLSGAGMIERTSKYLSAITPEMFANVHPELALKYGIKDRDMMWIHSPQGTKIKVRCYHSYMVTPDRICMPYNFAGVMQGVDLSARYPEGTKPYVIGESFNTVTNYGFDPVTQISEFNAGLCRIEKAEENTFKTSFYHEYGERDALGKE